Proteins from a genomic interval of Medicago truncatula cultivar Jemalong A17 chromosome 3, MtrunA17r5.0-ANR, whole genome shotgun sequence:
- the LOC11415619 gene encoding non-specific lipid-transfer protein A has protein sequence MAGKKFISLSMLVMILGMLVTKFDARQIDDVSCTSALFSLLPCLPFLQGVGPATPTSYCCAGANDLNLKADSTQSRRDVCNCLKPAASRFGVKSDRSTQLPKLCNITLNVPFDPSVDCNAVQ, from the exons atggCGGGCAAGaaatttatttctctttctatGCTTGTGATGATTTTAGGCATGCTAGTAACAAAATTTGATGCACGCCAAATTGATGACGTGAGCTGTACTTCGGCTCTTTTTTCGTTGTTGCCATGTCTTCCTTTCTTGCAGGGTGTTGGCCCTGCTACACCAACTAGTTATTGTTGTGCAGGAGCAAATGATTTAAATCTAAAGGCTGACTCCACTCAAAGTCGGAGGGATGTGTGCAACTGTCTCAAACCCGCTGCATCAAGATTTGGAGTTAAGTCAGATAGATCAACTCAACTACCAAAACTTTGCAACATTACTCTCAATGTCCCATTTGATCCAAGCGTCGATTGCAACGC GGTTCAATGA